A region from the Cryptosporangium minutisporangium genome encodes:
- the rpmC gene encoding 50S ribosomal protein L29, with translation MSSGPNDKAAELRELDDEQLVTRLREAKEELFNLRFQSATGQLDNNRRLQVVRRDIARIYTIMRSRELGIEQAPSEVTA, from the coding sequence ATGAGCAGCGGCCCGAACGACAAGGCTGCTGAGCTGCGCGAGCTCGACGACGAGCAGCTCGTCACGCGGTTGCGGGAAGCCAAGGAGGAGCTGTTCAACCTCCGCTTCCAGAGCGCGACCGGTCAGCTGGACAACAACCGCCGACTCCAGGTCGTCCGCCGGGACATCGCCCGGATCTACACGATCATGCGGTCGCGTGAGCTCGGCATCGAGCAGGCGCCGAGTGAGGTGACGGCATGA
- the rpsQ gene encoding 30S ribosomal protein S17: MSEDTVSEQAVEARNDRKTREGYVVSDKMDKTVVVEVEDRVKHRLYGKVIRRTNRLKAHDEQNDCGVGDRVRLMETRPLSATKRWRVVEILERAK; encoded by the coding sequence ATGAGTGAGGACACCGTGAGCGAGCAGGCTGTGGAAGCCCGCAACGACCGTAAGACCCGTGAGGGTTACGTGGTCAGCGACAAGATGGACAAGACCGTGGTTGTCGAGGTCGAAGACCGCGTCAAGCACCGTCTGTACGGCAAGGTCATCCGTCGCACCAACCGGCTGAAGGCGCACGACGAGCAGAACGACTGCGGCGTCGGCGACCGGGTCCGGCTGATGGAGACGCGGCCGCTGTCGGCCACCAAGCGGTGGCGCGTAGTCGAGATCCTCGAGCGCGCGAAGTGA
- the rplN gene encoding 50S ribosomal protein L14, whose protein sequence is MIQQESRLRVADNTGAKEILCIRVLGGSGRRYAGIGDIIVGTVKDAIPGAGVKRGDVVKAVVVRTVKEKRRPDGSYIRFDENAAVLIKDGGDPRGTRIFGPVGRELRDKRFMKIISLAPEVL, encoded by the coding sequence GTGATCCAGCAGGAGTCGCGACTGCGTGTCGCCGACAACACCGGAGCAAAGGAGATCCTGTGCATCAGGGTCCTCGGTGGCTCCGGCCGGCGGTACGCGGGTATCGGCGACATCATCGTGGGCACCGTCAAGGACGCCATCCCCGGCGCGGGCGTGAAGCGCGGTGACGTCGTGAAGGCCGTCGTCGTCCGCACCGTGAAGGAGAAGCGGCGGCCGGACGGCTCCTACATCCGTTTCGACGAGAATGCTGCGGTCCTGATCAAGGACGGTGGCGACCCCCGCGGGACCCGTATCTTCGGCCCGGTCGGGCGTGAGCTGCGGGACAAGCGGTTCATGAAGATCATCTCGCTGGCTCCGGAGGTGCTCTGA
- the rplX gene encoding 50S ribosomal protein L24, translating to MAKLKVKKGDTVLVIAGKDKGAKGKVIQSYPDTQRVLVEGVNRIKKHTKVSTTQRGAQSGGIVTQEAPIHVSNVMVVGSDNKPTRVGYRTEEVTREDGSIQRKRIRVSRRTGEDI from the coding sequence ATGGCGAAGCTCAAGGTGAAAAAGGGCGACACGGTCCTGGTCATCGCCGGCAAGGACAAGGGCGCCAAGGGCAAGGTGATCCAGTCGTACCCCGACACCCAGCGGGTGCTCGTCGAGGGCGTCAACCGGATCAAGAAGCACACCAAGGTCTCCACCACGCAGCGCGGCGCGCAGTCGGGCGGGATCGTGACGCAGGAGGCCCCCATCCACGTCAGCAACGTGATGGTGGTCGGCTCGGACAACAAGCCGACCCGGGTGGGGTACCGGACCGAAGAGGTCACCCGCGAGGACGGCTCGATCCAGCGCAAGCGGATCCGGGTCTCGCGGCGGACCGGTGAGGACATCTGA
- the rplE gene encoding 50S ribosomal protein L5, giving the protein MTAPATEKIQPRQKLRYREEIVPALRDQFKYSNVMQVPGVVKVVVNMGVGDAARDSKLIDGAVRDLTAITGQRPQVQKARKSIAQFKLREGQPIGAKVTLRNDRMWEFLDRLLSVALPRIRDFRGLSGKQFDGHGNYTFGLNEQSMFHEIDVDKIDRQRGMDITVVTTATTDEEGRALLKLLGFPFKEN; this is encoded by the coding sequence ATGACGGCCCCGGCCACCGAGAAGATTCAGCCGCGGCAGAAGCTGCGGTACCGCGAGGAGATCGTCCCCGCGCTGCGTGACCAGTTCAAGTACTCGAACGTCATGCAGGTTCCGGGCGTCGTCAAGGTCGTCGTGAACATGGGCGTCGGTGACGCCGCGCGCGACTCGAAGCTGATCGACGGTGCGGTCCGCGACCTCACCGCGATCACCGGCCAGCGCCCGCAGGTGCAGAAGGCCCGGAAGTCCATCGCGCAGTTCAAGCTGCGTGAGGGCCAGCCGATCGGCGCGAAGGTCACCCTCCGGAACGACCGCATGTGGGAGTTCCTGGACCGTCTGCTGTCGGTCGCCCTGCCGCGCATCCGCGACTTCCGCGGGCTGTCCGGCAAGCAGTTCGACGGCCACGGTAACTACACGTTCGGCCTCAACGAGCAGTCGATGTTCCACGAGATCGACGTGGACAAGATCGACCGCCAGCGGGGCATGGACATCACGGTCGTGACCACCGCGACGACGGATGAGGAGGGTCGGGCGCTGCTCAAGCTCCTCGGCTTTCCGTTCAAGGAGAACTGA
- a CDS encoding type Z 30S ribosomal protein S14, with protein sequence MAKKALIQKASGKQKFKVRAYTRCQRCGRPRAVYRSFGLCRICVREMAHRGELPGVTKSSW encoded by the coding sequence ATGGCGAAGAAGGCCCTGATCCAGAAGGCGTCCGGCAAGCAGAAGTTCAAGGTGCGCGCCTACACTCGCTGCCAGCGCTGTGGACGTCCGCGCGCCGTGTACCGGTCGTTCGGTCTGTGCCGCATCTGCGTCCGTGAGATGGCGCACCGCGGTGAGCTTCCCGGAGTCACCAAGTCCTCGTGGTGA
- the rpsH gene encoding 30S ribosomal protein S8: MTMTDPIADMLTRLRNANSAYHDRVTMPHSKLKAHVAEILQQEGYIAGWTVADSETGVGKVLTVDLKYGPNRERSIAGLRRVSKPGLRVYAKSNSLPRVLGGLGVAIISTSSGLLTDRQATKRGVGGEVLAYVW, from the coding sequence ATGACGATGACCGACCCGATCGCAGACATGTTGACTCGTCTGCGCAACGCCAACTCGGCGTACCACGACCGGGTGACGATGCCCCACTCGAAGCTCAAGGCGCACGTCGCCGAGATCCTTCAGCAGGAGGGCTACATCGCCGGCTGGACCGTGGCCGACTCCGAGACCGGCGTGGGCAAGGTCCTCACCGTTGACCTGAAGTACGGCCCCAACCGTGAGCGGAGCATCGCCGGCCTCCGGCGCGTGTCGAAGCCCGGTCTGCGGGTGTACGCGAAGTCCAACAGTCTGCCCCGCGTGCTGGGCGGCCTCGGCGTGGCGATCATCTCCACGTCCTCGGGCCTGCTCACCGACCGGCAGGCGACCAAGCGTGGAGTGGGCGGGGAAGTCCTCGCCTACGTCTGGTAG